Sequence from the Fibrobacter sp. genome:
ATCAGGTTAGAAATAAATCATTCAGCTCAATTCTTTTAATGTTGTTTTTCGCAGGCACATTCACCCTTGCCCAGGAACCCATTGATATTCATATCAATTCCGGTGATCCTGCATTTCCTTTCCCTCAGTTTCAGCCCTATATCAATCCATCTGGAAAATTTGAGAATGTGGGAACACGTAACAATGTTGGTGTCCCTCACGCAGAGATGGAGAAGACAATCAGGGAAGCGTACCGGATAATGATGAACCGGGCGGAGAAACCGGGAGGTGGAGTAGGGGGAATAGACTACGTCTATTTTCGTTCATCTCCAGACTGTTCGGAAGGTGATGGTTATGCGATGCTGGCTGCAGCGGCTATGGCTGATAAACCGACATTTGATGGCTTATGGCTGTGGGTTCATGATCATGCCATGAACAAGGTTAAACGCTATAGAGACTGTGAGGAATCTACTACCGAGTATCTCTATAGTCAACTTCCCGGATGGCAGAATGTTGCAAATACAAATTCCGCTGCTGACGGTGATTTTGATATTGCTCTTGCACTTCTGTGGGCCTACAGGCAGTGGGGTGAATTCATGGGAATCAATGATGCCTGCGGCAATCCCATCTCCTATAAACAGGCTGCTATCGATTTTATCAAAGCTCTTACTGATACCTTTCTCTATAACATAGAGTATGGTACAAACTACCTGAGCGGAGATATTGGTTTTGACGGGTATTTCAAAGGGGGGGATTCCTGGCAGGAACTCACAGACTGGGCTACTGATCCGGTCCGAAGCGGTTTTGGGATTGTCCCTGAATCAAGAGGTCCGCAGGCGCAGCATATCGATTACACTGCGCCCTCTTACTTTCGCCAGTTTGCTGATCTCCTGGCTGAAGTAGACTCTGCCAGATATGCATGGAATATCTATCAGTTCAGGCGCGCTGAGGCATCATCGGACTGGCTTATGGGTCAGTTGTATAATCAAGGTCCATCGACAATACCCTATGCGGGATGGGTGTCGCTGGGGTCTGATAATGTACCGGTCTTCTCTGAATATATGGAAGGTGAAGACTTCCGTCTTGGATGGCGGACTATTCTTAATTATATGTGGCACGGTAACCCCACATCTACCTGGGATCCTGTCACGCATCAGGTAACTCCGGGTGTTCCCAACACCTTCGAAAGGGATATGGCTCTGCGCTATGCCCGCTTTCTTTGGGATAATCGTCAAGACCCTTGGAATAACCCCTGCGTTCCAGGTGCGGATAAAAAATTTACCTATTGGGGCCCGCATGTACTGTGGACACACTGGCCTATTGATGGAAAAGGAGGTGGATTCTTTTTCCTGAACTGGATACATGGTACCGGTTCCCCCTCAGCGGTCATCTCACAGGATTTTGCCCTGATGGGTGATATGTACCGACAGTTGGAGATCGAGTGGGATGT
This genomic interval carries:
- a CDS encoding glycoside hydrolase family 8, yielding MMKNNRLYQVRNKSFSSILLMLFFAGTFTLAQEPIDIHINSGDPAFPFPQFQPYINPSGKFENVGTRNNVGVPHAEMEKTIREAYRIMMNRAEKPGGGVGGIDYVYFRSSPDCSEGDGYAMLAAAAMADKPTFDGLWLWVHDHAMNKVKRYRDCEESTTEYLYSQLPGWQNVANTNSAADGDFDIALALLWAYRQWGEFMGINDACGNPISYKQAAIDFIKALTDTFLYNIEYGTNYLSGDIGFDGYFKGGDSWQELTDWATDPVRSGFGIVPESRGPQAQHIDYTAPSYFRQFADLLAEVDSARYAWNIYQFRRAEASSDWLMGQLYNQGPSTIPYAGWVSLGSDNVPVFSEYMEGEDFRLGWRTILNYMWHGNPTSTWDPVTHQVTPGVPNTFERDMALRYARFLWDNRQDPWNNPCVPGADKKFTYWGPHVLWTHWPIDGKGGGFFFLNWIHGTGSPSAVISQDFALMGDMYRQLEIEWDVDSPGDGYLTSVPQYFHGWFRLLGLLVLSGNYHAPSEIKPTANMKVYLDIDKTFAFEKDSVTYTIDYRNYGSLDAMNVAIVDTLHRDFEFLSATGGGVYNPQAHTVTWNIGTVPGFKTATGIEPTKGQVKLIVRVREATQKQYRNSVTISCSNGTGWTS